A stretch of the Panicum virgatum strain AP13 chromosome 9N, P.virgatum_v5, whole genome shotgun sequence genome encodes the following:
- the LOC120692445 gene encoding zealexin A1 synthase-like produces the protein MEDFFSAQRDTRPKEQQYFNISWCARFDLPNFTPTTLYIGFSRLPNKCCQQQITFPFPGEMDIRIPFLAFFFLALLKLIRSYVTPSRAKPSSALRQPPGPWQLPLVGSLHHLLLSRFRDLPHRALLEMSGTYGPVMLLRLGSVPTLVVSSAEAAREVMKTHDLTFCNRHVSATIDIISCGGKDIVFSAYNQHWRELRKLCMLELFNQRRVLSFRPIREEEVANLLHSISGECGGGRPFNVSDGICHTINDIAVRTVIGDRCRYQDEYLRDLDEVLRLIAGFNLADLYPSSPLVRRFSAAVRDIARCQKNLYRIIESIIQERAVMPTPERDEDLLDVLLRLQREGGLQFAVTNELVSTVIFDIFAAGSETSSTVLVWAMSELVKNPRVMRKAQAEVRETFKGQDKLTEGDMVKLRYLHLVIKEALRLHAPVPLLVPRECREACQVMGYDVPRGTKVIVNVWAIARDNEFWHDGEEFRPERFDGSSIDFRGNDFQFTPFGAGRRICPGITLGLANAELLLASLLYHFDWELPDGANSEELDMAEASGMTLRRKSTLWLKAKPHINVL, from the exons ATGGAAGATTTTTTCTCAGCTCAGCGTGATACACGCCCCAAAGAGCAGCAATACTTTAACATCTCGTGGTGCGCAAGATTCGACCTACCGAATTTCACCCCAACAACTCTATATATTGGCTTCTCGAGACTCCCCAACAAATGCTGCCAGCAGCAAATTACTTTTCCCTTCCCTGGCGAAATGGACATCAGGATCCCTTTTcttgccttcttcttcctcgccctCCTCAAGCTCATCAGGAGCTACGTCACGCCCTCACGCGCAAAGCCATCGTCGGCGCTTCGCCAACCGCCGGGGCCATGGCAGCTGCCGCTCGTCGGCAGcctgcaccacctcctcctgtCGCGCTTCCGCGACCTGCCCCACCGGGCGCTGCTCGAGATGTCCGGAACCTACGGGCCGGTCATGCTGCTCCGCCTGGGCTCGGTTCCCACGCTGGTGGTCTCCTCCGCCGAGGCCGCCAGGGAGGTGATGAAGACCCACGACCTCACCTTCTGCAACCGCCACGTGAGCGCCACCATCGACATCATCAGTTGCGGCGGCAAGGACATCGTCTTCTCCGCGTACAACCAGCACTGGCGCGAGCTCCGCAAGCTGTGCATGCTCGAGCTCTTCAACCAGCGGCGCGTGCTCTCATTCCGGCCCATCCGGGAGGAAGAGGTGGCGAACCTCCTCCACTCCATCTCCGGCGAGTGCGGTGGCGGGCGGCCCTTCAACGTCAGCGATGGGATCTGCCACACGATAAACGACATCGCCGTGCGCACGGTCATCGGCGACCGGTGCAGGTACCAGGACGAGTACCTGCGCGATCTCGACGAAGTCTTGCGGCTCATCGCCGGGTTCAACCTGGCCGACCTGTACCCGTCCTCGCCGCTGGTGCGCCGGTTCAGCGCCGCCGTGAGGGACATAGCAAGGTGCCAGAAGAACTTGTACCGGATCATCGAGAGCATCATCCAGGAGCGCGCAGTCATGCCGACGCCAGAGCGAGACGAGGACCTCCTCGATGTCCTCCTCAGGCTGCAGCGGGAAGGTGGCCTGCAGTTTGCGGTCACCAACGAGCTAGTCAGCACCGTCATTTTC GATATATTTGCTGCCGGGAGTGAGACCTCATCAACCGTGCTGGTGTGGGCGATGTCTGAGCTTGTTAAGAACCCACGAGTCATGCGCAAGGCCCAGGCAGAGGTGAGGGAGACCTTCAAGGGGCAAGACAAGCTAACTGAAGGTGACATGGTCAAGCTAAGGTATCTGCATCTGGTGATCAAGGAGGCCTTGAGGCTTCACGCGCCGGTGCCACTCCTGGTCCCCCGAGAGTGCCGCGAGGCATGTCAGGTCATGGGCTACGACGTGCCAAGAGGAACCAAGGTGATTGTGAACGTCTGGGCTATCGCAAGGGACAACGAGTTCTGGCACGACGGCGAGGAGTTTAGGCCGGAACGGTTTGACGGTAGCAGCATTGATTTCAGGGGCAATGACTTCCAGTTCACACCGTTCGGGGCAGGCAGGAGGATCTGCCCCGGCATCACGCTCGGGCTGGCCAACGCGGAGCTCTTGCTTGCTAGCCTTCTCTACCATTTCGATTGGGAGCTGCCGGACGGTGCCAACTCGGAAGAACTTGACATGGCAGAGGCCTCTGGTATGACATTGAGAAGGAAGTCCACGCTCTGGCTGAAGGCTAAGCCACACATTAATGTGTTATAG